The following proteins come from a genomic window of Alosa alosa isolate M-15738 ecotype Scorff River chromosome 2, AALO_Geno_1.1, whole genome shotgun sequence:
- the wnt11 gene encoding protein Wnt-11, whose translation MKKAFLILHLILLLSQLCCGIKWLALSQTPSSLHINKTQHCKVLPGLVNSQAQLCRSNLELMQTIIHAAREVKKTCQKTFTDMRWNCSSIDSPKYLPDLERGTREAAFVYALSAAAISHTIARACTSGDLKLCTCGPIPGEIPEPGYRWGGCADNLHFGLVVGSKFSDAPMKMKKKSGGSHANKLMHLHNSEVGRQALRDALVMKCKCHGVSGSCSIRTCWRGLQDLKEVAMDLKTKYLSATKVVHRPMGTRKQLVPKDIDVRPVRENELVYLQSSPDFCAKNDKLGSFGTQDRQCNKTSSGSDSCDLMCCGRGYNPYSEQLVERCHCKYHWCCYVTCKKCERTVERYVCK comes from the exons ATGAAGAAAGCTTTTCTTATCCTCCATCTCATCCTGCTGTTGTCTCAGTTATGCTGTGGAATCAAATGGCT GGCCTTGTCCCAGACGCCCTCCAGCTTGCACATCAACAAGACCCAGCACTGCAAGGTGCTCCCCGGGCTGGTCAACTCCCAGGCCCAGCTGTGCCGCAGCAACCTGGAGCTCATGCAGACCATCATCCATGCCGCCCGCGAGGTCAAGAAGACCTGCCAGAAGACCTTTACAGATATGCGATGGAACTGCTCGTCCATCGATTCGCCCAAGTACCTGCCAGACCTGGAGCGAG GTACGCGAGAGGCGGCGTTTGTGTACGCACTGTCAGCGGCGGCCATTAGCCACACCATAGCGCGGGCGTGCACGTCGGGTGACCTGAAGCTGTGCACGTGCGGGCCGATCCCGGGCGAGATTCCCGAGCCGGGCTACCGCTGGGGCGGCTGCGCAGACAACCTGCACTTCGGCCTGGTGGTGGGCTCCAAGTTCTCCGACGCGCCcatgaagatgaagaagaagtcCGGCGGCTCGCACGCCAACAAGCTCATGCACCTGCACAACAGTGAAGTGGGACGGCAG GCTCTGAGAGACGCTCTGGTGATGAAGTGTAAGTGCCACGGCGTGTCCGGTTCCTGCTCGATCCGCACCTGCTGGAGGGGTCTCCAGGACCTCAAGGAGGTGGCCATGGACCTGAAGACCAAGTACCTGTCGGCCACCAAGGTGGTGCACCGGCCCATGGGCACCCGCAAGCAGCTGGTGCCCAAAGACATCGACGTCCGGCCGGTCAGGGAGAACGAGCTGGTCTACCTGCAGAGCTCTCCGGACTTCTGCGCCAAGAACGACAAGCTGGGCTCTTTCGGCACACAAGACCG ACAGTGCAACAAAACGTCCAGCGGGAGTGACAGCTGTGACCTGATGTGCTGTGGCCGTGGCTACAACCCCTACTCGGAGCAGCTGGTGGAGCGCTGCCACTGCAAGTACCACTGGTGCTGCTACGTCACCTGCAAGAAGTGCGAGAGGACTGTGGAACGATACGTCTGCAAGTGA